A portion of the Panthera tigris isolate Pti1 chromosome E1, P.tigris_Pti1_mat1.1, whole genome shotgun sequence genome contains these proteins:
- the DLG4 gene encoding disks large homolog 4 isoform X9, translating to MEYEEITLERGNSGLGFSIAGGTDNPHIGDDPSIFITKIIPGGAAAQDGRLRVNDSILFVNEVDVREVTHSAAVEALKEAGSIVRLYVMRRKPPAEKLMEIKLIKGPKGLGFSIAGGVGNQHIPGDNSIYVTKIIEGGAAHKDGRLQIGDKILAVNSVGLEDVMHEDAVAALKNTYDVVYLKVAKPSNAYLSDSYAPPDITTSYSQHLDNEISHSSYLGTDYPTAMTPTSPRRYSPVAKDLLGEEDVPREPRRIVIHRGSTGLGFNIVGGEDGEGIFISFILAGGPADLSGELRKGDQILSVNGVDLRSASHEQAAIALKNAGQTVTIIAQYKPEEYSRFEAKIHDLREQLMNSSLGSGTASLRSNPKRGFYIRALFDYDKTKDCGFLSQALSFRFGDVLHVLDASDEEWWQARRVHPDSEADDIGFIPSKRRVERREWSRLKAKDWGSSSGSQGREDSVLSYETVTQMEVHYARPIIILGPTKDRANDDLLSEFPDKFGSCVPHTTRPKREYEIDGRDYHFVSSREKMEKDIQAHKFIEAGQYNSHLYGTSVQSVREVAEQRD from the exons ATGGAATACGAGGAGATCACATTGGAAAGG GGCAACTCAGGTCTGGGCTTCAGCATCGCAGGCGGCACCGACAACCCACACATCGGTGACGACCCGTCCATCTTCATCACCAAGATCATTCCTGGCGGGGCCGCGGCCCAGGACGGCCGCctcag GGTCAACGATAGCATCTTGTTTGTGAATGAGGTGGACGTGCGGGAGGTGACCCACTCAGCCGCGGTGGAGGCCCTCAAGGAGGCGGGCTCCATTGTCCGCCTCTACGTCATGCGGCGGAAGCCTCCAGCTGAGAAGCTTATGGAGATCAAACTCATCAAGGGGCCTAAAG GTCTTGGCTTCAGCATCGCGGGGGGCGTAGGGAACCAACACATCCCCGGAGATAACAGCATCTATGTGACAAAGATCATCGAAGGGGGTGCCGCCCACAAGGACGGGAGGCTGCAGATCGGGGACAAGATTCTAGCG GTCAACAGTGTGGGGCTGGAGGACGTCATGCATGAGGACGCCGTGGCAGCCCTGAAGAACACATATGACGTTGTCTACCTGAAGGTGGCCAAGCCCAGCAATGCCTACCTGAGTGACAGCTACGCTCCCCCAGACATCACAACCT CTTATTCCCAGCACCTGGACAACGAGATTAGTCACAGCAGCTACCTGGGTACCGACTACCCCACAGCCatgacccccacctcccctcggCGTTACTCCCCGGTGGCCAAGGACCTGCTGGGGGAGGAAGACGTTCCCCGGGAACCGAGGCGCATAGTGATCCACCGGGGCTCCACGGGCCTGGGCTTCAACATTGTGGGTGGCGAGGACGGTGAGGGCATCTTTATCTCCTTCATCCTGGCCGGTGGCCCTGCGGACCTCAGCGGGGAGCTGCGGAAGGGGGACCAGATCCTCTCG GTGAACGGTGTTGACCTCCGCAGTGCCAGCCACGAGCAGGCTGCCATTGCCTTGAAGAACGCGGGCCAGACGGTCACCATCATCGCTCAGTATAAACCAGAAG AGTACAGCCGATTCGAGGCCAAGATCCACGACCTTCGGGAACAGCTCATGAACAGCAGCCTGGGCTCAGGGACCGCCTCCCTGCGGAGCAACCCCAAAAGGGGTTTCTACATCAG GGCCCTGTTTGATTACGACAAGACCAAGGACTGTGGCTTCCTGAGCCAGGCCCTGAGCTTCCGTTTTGGGGACGTGCTGCACGTGCTCGACGCCAGTGACGAGGAGTGGTGGCAGGCACGGCGGGTCCACCCCGACAGCGAGGCCGATGACATCGGCTTCATCCCCAGCAAACGGCG GGTCGAACGACGGGAGTGGTCAAGGTTAAAGGCCAAG GATTGGGGCTCCAGCTCTGGATCACAGG GTCGAGAAGACTCCGTTCTGAGCTATGAGACGGTGACGCAGATGGAAG TGCACTATGCTCGCCCCATCATCATCCTTGGGCCCACCAAGGACCGAGCCAATGATGACCTTCTGTCCGAGTTCCCCGACAAGTTCGGATCCTGTGTTCCCC ATACGACGCGGCCCAAGCGGGAGTATGAGATAGATGGCCGGGATTACCACTTCGTGTCCTCCCgggaaaaaatggagaaggaCATTCAGGCGCACAAGTTCATCGAGGCCGGCCAGTACAACAGCCACCTATATGGAACGAGCGTCCAGTCCGTGCGGGAGGTGGCCGAGCAG AGAGATTAA
- the DLG4 gene encoding disks large homolog 4 isoform X5: MDCLCIVTTKKYRYQDEDTPPLEHSPAHLPNQANSPPVIVNTDTLEAPGYVNGTEGEMEYEEITLERGNSGLGFSIAGGTDNPHIGDDPSIFITKIIPGGAAAQDGRLRVNDSILFVNEVDVREVTHSAAVEALKEAGSIVRLYVMRRKPPAEKLMEIKLIKGPKGLGFSIAGGVGNQHIPGDNSIYVTKIIEGGAAHKDGRLQIGDKILAVNSVGLEDVMHEDAVAALKNTYDVVYLKVAKPSNAYLSDSYAPPDITTSYSQHLDNEISHSSYLGTDYPTAMTPTSPRRYSPVAKDLLGEEDVPREPRRIVIHRGSTGLGFNIVGGEDGEGIFISFILAGGPADLSGELRKGDQILSVNGVDLRSASHEQAAIALKNAGQTVTIIAQYKPEEYSRFEAKIHDLREQLMNSSLGSGTASLRSNPKRGFYIRALFDYDKTKDCGFLSQALSFRFGDVLHVLDASDEEWWQARRVHPDSEADDIGFIPSKRRVERREWSRLKAKDWGSSSGSQGREDSVLSYETVTQMEVHYARPIIILGPTKDRANDDLLSEFPDKFGSCVPHTTRPKREYEIDGRDYHFVSSREKMEKDIQAHKFIEAGQYNSHLYGTSVQSVREVAEQGKHCILDVSANAVRRLQAAHLHPIAIFIRPRSLENVLEINKRITEEQARKAFDRATKLEQEFTECFSAIVEGDSFEEIYHKVKRVIEDLSGPYIWVPARERL; this comes from the exons ATGGACTGTCTCTGTATAGTGACAACCAAG AAATACCGCTACCAAGATGAAGACACGCCCCCTCTGGAGCACAGCCCGGCCCACCTCCCCAACCAG GCCAATTCTCCTCCTGTGATTGTCAACACAGACACCCTAGAAGCCCCGGGATAT GTGAACGGGACGGAGGGGGAAATGGAATACGAGGAGATCACATTGGAAAGG GGCAACTCAGGTCTGGGCTTCAGCATCGCAGGCGGCACCGACAACCCACACATCGGTGACGACCCGTCCATCTTCATCACCAAGATCATTCCTGGCGGGGCCGCGGCCCAGGACGGCCGCctcag GGTCAACGATAGCATCTTGTTTGTGAATGAGGTGGACGTGCGGGAGGTGACCCACTCAGCCGCGGTGGAGGCCCTCAAGGAGGCGGGCTCCATTGTCCGCCTCTACGTCATGCGGCGGAAGCCTCCAGCTGAGAAGCTTATGGAGATCAAACTCATCAAGGGGCCTAAAG GTCTTGGCTTCAGCATCGCGGGGGGCGTAGGGAACCAACACATCCCCGGAGATAACAGCATCTATGTGACAAAGATCATCGAAGGGGGTGCCGCCCACAAGGACGGGAGGCTGCAGATCGGGGACAAGATTCTAGCG GTCAACAGTGTGGGGCTGGAGGACGTCATGCATGAGGACGCCGTGGCAGCCCTGAAGAACACATATGACGTTGTCTACCTGAAGGTGGCCAAGCCCAGCAATGCCTACCTGAGTGACAGCTACGCTCCCCCAGACATCACAACCT CTTATTCCCAGCACCTGGACAACGAGATTAGTCACAGCAGCTACCTGGGTACCGACTACCCCACAGCCatgacccccacctcccctcggCGTTACTCCCCGGTGGCCAAGGACCTGCTGGGGGAGGAAGACGTTCCCCGGGAACCGAGGCGCATAGTGATCCACCGGGGCTCCACGGGCCTGGGCTTCAACATTGTGGGTGGCGAGGACGGTGAGGGCATCTTTATCTCCTTCATCCTGGCCGGTGGCCCTGCGGACCTCAGCGGGGAGCTGCGGAAGGGGGACCAGATCCTCTCG GTGAACGGTGTTGACCTCCGCAGTGCCAGCCACGAGCAGGCTGCCATTGCCTTGAAGAACGCGGGCCAGACGGTCACCATCATCGCTCAGTATAAACCAGAAG AGTACAGCCGATTCGAGGCCAAGATCCACGACCTTCGGGAACAGCTCATGAACAGCAGCCTGGGCTCAGGGACCGCCTCCCTGCGGAGCAACCCCAAAAGGGGTTTCTACATCAG GGCCCTGTTTGATTACGACAAGACCAAGGACTGTGGCTTCCTGAGCCAGGCCCTGAGCTTCCGTTTTGGGGACGTGCTGCACGTGCTCGACGCCAGTGACGAGGAGTGGTGGCAGGCACGGCGGGTCCACCCCGACAGCGAGGCCGATGACATCGGCTTCATCCCCAGCAAACGGCG GGTCGAACGACGGGAGTGGTCAAGGTTAAAGGCCAAG GATTGGGGCTCCAGCTCTGGATCACAGG GTCGAGAAGACTCCGTTCTGAGCTATGAGACGGTGACGCAGATGGAAG TGCACTATGCTCGCCCCATCATCATCCTTGGGCCCACCAAGGACCGAGCCAATGATGACCTTCTGTCCGAGTTCCCCGACAAGTTCGGATCCTGTGTTCCCC ATACGACGCGGCCCAAGCGGGAGTATGAGATAGATGGCCGGGATTACCACTTCGTGTCCTCCCgggaaaaaatggagaaggaCATTCAGGCGCACAAGTTCATCGAGGCCGGCCAGTACAACAGCCACCTATATGGAACGAGCGTCCAGTCCGTGCGGGAGGTGGCCGAGCAG ggGAAGCACTGCATCCTCGATGTCTCGGCCAATGCCGTGCGGCGGCTGCAGGCGGCCCACCTGCACCCCATCGCCATCTTCATTCGCCCCCGCTCCCTGGAGAATGTGCT AGAGATTAATAAGCGGATCACAGAGGAACAAGCTCGCAAAGCCTTCGACAGAGCCACCAAGCTGGAGCAGGAATTCACAGAGTGCTTCTCAG cCATCGTGGAGGGCGACAGCTTTGAGGAGATCTACCACAAGGTGAAGCGTGTCATCGAGGACCTCTCAGGCCCCTACATCTGGGTCCCAGCCCGAGAGAGACTCTGA
- the DLG4 gene encoding disks large homolog 4 isoform X2, with the protein MSARNRFASMCLCVKYRYQDEDTPPLEHSPAHLPNQANSPPVIVNTDTLEAPGYELQVNGTEGEMEYEEITLERGNSGLGFSIAGGTDNPHIGDDPSIFITKIIPGGAAAQDGRLRVNDSILFVNEVDVREVTHSAAVEALKEAGSIVRLYVMRRKPPAEKLMEIKLIKGPKGLGFSIAGGVGNQHIPGDNSIYVTKIIEGGAAHKDGRLQIGDKILAVNSVGLEDVMHEDAVAALKNTYDVVYLKVAKPSNAYLSDSYAPPDITTSYSQHLDNEISHSSYLGTDYPTAMTPTSPRRYSPVAKDLLGEEDVPREPRRIVIHRGSTGLGFNIVGGEDGEGIFISFILAGGPADLSGELRKGDQILSVNGVDLRSASHEQAAIALKNAGQTVTIIAQYKPEEYSRFEAKIHDLREQLMNSSLGSGTASLRSNPKRGFYIRALFDYDKTKDCGFLSQALSFRFGDVLHVLDASDEEWWQARRVHPDSEADDIGFIPSKRRVERREWSRLKAKDWGSSSGSQGREDSVLSYETVTQMEVHYARPIIILGPTKDRANDDLLSEFPDKFGSCVPHTTRPKREYEIDGRDYHFVSSREKMEKDIQAHKFIEAGQYNSHLYGTSVQSVREVAEQGKHCILDVSANAVRRLQAAHLHPIAIFIRPRSLENVLEINKRITEEQARKAFDRATKLEQEFTECFSAIVEGDSFEEIYHKVKRVIEDLSGPYIWVPARERL; encoded by the exons atgtCGGCTCGGAACAGATTCGCCTCCATGTGTCTCTGCGTG AAATACCGCTACCAAGATGAAGACACGCCCCCTCTGGAGCACAGCCCGGCCCACCTCCCCAACCAG GCCAATTCTCCTCCTGTGATTGTCAACACAGACACCCTAGAAGCCCCGGGATAT GAGTTGCAGGTGAACGGGACGGAGGGGGAAATGGAATACGAGGAGATCACATTGGAAAGG GGCAACTCAGGTCTGGGCTTCAGCATCGCAGGCGGCACCGACAACCCACACATCGGTGACGACCCGTCCATCTTCATCACCAAGATCATTCCTGGCGGGGCCGCGGCCCAGGACGGCCGCctcag GGTCAACGATAGCATCTTGTTTGTGAATGAGGTGGACGTGCGGGAGGTGACCCACTCAGCCGCGGTGGAGGCCCTCAAGGAGGCGGGCTCCATTGTCCGCCTCTACGTCATGCGGCGGAAGCCTCCAGCTGAGAAGCTTATGGAGATCAAACTCATCAAGGGGCCTAAAG GTCTTGGCTTCAGCATCGCGGGGGGCGTAGGGAACCAACACATCCCCGGAGATAACAGCATCTATGTGACAAAGATCATCGAAGGGGGTGCCGCCCACAAGGACGGGAGGCTGCAGATCGGGGACAAGATTCTAGCG GTCAACAGTGTGGGGCTGGAGGACGTCATGCATGAGGACGCCGTGGCAGCCCTGAAGAACACATATGACGTTGTCTACCTGAAGGTGGCCAAGCCCAGCAATGCCTACCTGAGTGACAGCTACGCTCCCCCAGACATCACAACCT CTTATTCCCAGCACCTGGACAACGAGATTAGTCACAGCAGCTACCTGGGTACCGACTACCCCACAGCCatgacccccacctcccctcggCGTTACTCCCCGGTGGCCAAGGACCTGCTGGGGGAGGAAGACGTTCCCCGGGAACCGAGGCGCATAGTGATCCACCGGGGCTCCACGGGCCTGGGCTTCAACATTGTGGGTGGCGAGGACGGTGAGGGCATCTTTATCTCCTTCATCCTGGCCGGTGGCCCTGCGGACCTCAGCGGGGAGCTGCGGAAGGGGGACCAGATCCTCTCG GTGAACGGTGTTGACCTCCGCAGTGCCAGCCACGAGCAGGCTGCCATTGCCTTGAAGAACGCGGGCCAGACGGTCACCATCATCGCTCAGTATAAACCAGAAG AGTACAGCCGATTCGAGGCCAAGATCCACGACCTTCGGGAACAGCTCATGAACAGCAGCCTGGGCTCAGGGACCGCCTCCCTGCGGAGCAACCCCAAAAGGGGTTTCTACATCAG GGCCCTGTTTGATTACGACAAGACCAAGGACTGTGGCTTCCTGAGCCAGGCCCTGAGCTTCCGTTTTGGGGACGTGCTGCACGTGCTCGACGCCAGTGACGAGGAGTGGTGGCAGGCACGGCGGGTCCACCCCGACAGCGAGGCCGATGACATCGGCTTCATCCCCAGCAAACGGCG GGTCGAACGACGGGAGTGGTCAAGGTTAAAGGCCAAG GATTGGGGCTCCAGCTCTGGATCACAGG GTCGAGAAGACTCCGTTCTGAGCTATGAGACGGTGACGCAGATGGAAG TGCACTATGCTCGCCCCATCATCATCCTTGGGCCCACCAAGGACCGAGCCAATGATGACCTTCTGTCCGAGTTCCCCGACAAGTTCGGATCCTGTGTTCCCC ATACGACGCGGCCCAAGCGGGAGTATGAGATAGATGGCCGGGATTACCACTTCGTGTCCTCCCgggaaaaaatggagaaggaCATTCAGGCGCACAAGTTCATCGAGGCCGGCCAGTACAACAGCCACCTATATGGAACGAGCGTCCAGTCCGTGCGGGAGGTGGCCGAGCAG ggGAAGCACTGCATCCTCGATGTCTCGGCCAATGCCGTGCGGCGGCTGCAGGCGGCCCACCTGCACCCCATCGCCATCTTCATTCGCCCCCGCTCCCTGGAGAATGTGCT AGAGATTAATAAGCGGATCACAGAGGAACAAGCTCGCAAAGCCTTCGACAGAGCCACCAAGCTGGAGCAGGAATTCACAGAGTGCTTCTCAG cCATCGTGGAGGGCGACAGCTTTGAGGAGATCTACCACAAGGTGAAGCGTGTCATCGAGGACCTCTCAGGCCCCTACATCTGGGTCCCAGCCCGAGAGAGACTCTGA
- the DLG4 gene encoding disks large homolog 4 isoform X3: protein MSARNRFASMCLCVKYRYQDEDTPPLEHSPAHLPNQANSPPVIVNTDTLEAPGYVNGTEGEMEYEEITLERGNSGLGFSIAGGTDNPHIGDDPSIFITKIIPGGAAAQDGRLRVNDSILFVNEVDVREVTHSAAVEALKEAGSIVRLYVMRRKPPAEKLMEIKLIKGPKGLGFSIAGGVGNQHIPGDNSIYVTKIIEGGAAHKDGRLQIGDKILAVNSVGLEDVMHEDAVAALKNTYDVVYLKVAKPSNAYLSDSYAPPDITTSYSQHLDNEISHSSYLGTDYPTAMTPTSPRRYSPVAKDLLGEEDVPREPRRIVIHRGSTGLGFNIVGGEDGEGIFISFILAGGPADLSGELRKGDQILSVNGVDLRSASHEQAAIALKNAGQTVTIIAQYKPEEYSRFEAKIHDLREQLMNSSLGSGTASLRSNPKRGFYIRALFDYDKTKDCGFLSQALSFRFGDVLHVLDASDEEWWQARRVHPDSEADDIGFIPSKRRVERREWSRLKAKDWGSSSGSQGREDSVLSYETVTQMEVHYARPIIILGPTKDRANDDLLSEFPDKFGSCVPHTTRPKREYEIDGRDYHFVSSREKMEKDIQAHKFIEAGQYNSHLYGTSVQSVREVAEQGKHCILDVSANAVRRLQAAHLHPIAIFIRPRSLENVLEINKRITEEQARKAFDRATKLEQEFTECFSAIVEGDSFEEIYHKVKRVIEDLSGPYIWVPARERL from the exons atgtCGGCTCGGAACAGATTCGCCTCCATGTGTCTCTGCGTG AAATACCGCTACCAAGATGAAGACACGCCCCCTCTGGAGCACAGCCCGGCCCACCTCCCCAACCAG GCCAATTCTCCTCCTGTGATTGTCAACACAGACACCCTAGAAGCCCCGGGATAT GTGAACGGGACGGAGGGGGAAATGGAATACGAGGAGATCACATTGGAAAGG GGCAACTCAGGTCTGGGCTTCAGCATCGCAGGCGGCACCGACAACCCACACATCGGTGACGACCCGTCCATCTTCATCACCAAGATCATTCCTGGCGGGGCCGCGGCCCAGGACGGCCGCctcag GGTCAACGATAGCATCTTGTTTGTGAATGAGGTGGACGTGCGGGAGGTGACCCACTCAGCCGCGGTGGAGGCCCTCAAGGAGGCGGGCTCCATTGTCCGCCTCTACGTCATGCGGCGGAAGCCTCCAGCTGAGAAGCTTATGGAGATCAAACTCATCAAGGGGCCTAAAG GTCTTGGCTTCAGCATCGCGGGGGGCGTAGGGAACCAACACATCCCCGGAGATAACAGCATCTATGTGACAAAGATCATCGAAGGGGGTGCCGCCCACAAGGACGGGAGGCTGCAGATCGGGGACAAGATTCTAGCG GTCAACAGTGTGGGGCTGGAGGACGTCATGCATGAGGACGCCGTGGCAGCCCTGAAGAACACATATGACGTTGTCTACCTGAAGGTGGCCAAGCCCAGCAATGCCTACCTGAGTGACAGCTACGCTCCCCCAGACATCACAACCT CTTATTCCCAGCACCTGGACAACGAGATTAGTCACAGCAGCTACCTGGGTACCGACTACCCCACAGCCatgacccccacctcccctcggCGTTACTCCCCGGTGGCCAAGGACCTGCTGGGGGAGGAAGACGTTCCCCGGGAACCGAGGCGCATAGTGATCCACCGGGGCTCCACGGGCCTGGGCTTCAACATTGTGGGTGGCGAGGACGGTGAGGGCATCTTTATCTCCTTCATCCTGGCCGGTGGCCCTGCGGACCTCAGCGGGGAGCTGCGGAAGGGGGACCAGATCCTCTCG GTGAACGGTGTTGACCTCCGCAGTGCCAGCCACGAGCAGGCTGCCATTGCCTTGAAGAACGCGGGCCAGACGGTCACCATCATCGCTCAGTATAAACCAGAAG AGTACAGCCGATTCGAGGCCAAGATCCACGACCTTCGGGAACAGCTCATGAACAGCAGCCTGGGCTCAGGGACCGCCTCCCTGCGGAGCAACCCCAAAAGGGGTTTCTACATCAG GGCCCTGTTTGATTACGACAAGACCAAGGACTGTGGCTTCCTGAGCCAGGCCCTGAGCTTCCGTTTTGGGGACGTGCTGCACGTGCTCGACGCCAGTGACGAGGAGTGGTGGCAGGCACGGCGGGTCCACCCCGACAGCGAGGCCGATGACATCGGCTTCATCCCCAGCAAACGGCG GGTCGAACGACGGGAGTGGTCAAGGTTAAAGGCCAAG GATTGGGGCTCCAGCTCTGGATCACAGG GTCGAGAAGACTCCGTTCTGAGCTATGAGACGGTGACGCAGATGGAAG TGCACTATGCTCGCCCCATCATCATCCTTGGGCCCACCAAGGACCGAGCCAATGATGACCTTCTGTCCGAGTTCCCCGACAAGTTCGGATCCTGTGTTCCCC ATACGACGCGGCCCAAGCGGGAGTATGAGATAGATGGCCGGGATTACCACTTCGTGTCCTCCCgggaaaaaatggagaaggaCATTCAGGCGCACAAGTTCATCGAGGCCGGCCAGTACAACAGCCACCTATATGGAACGAGCGTCCAGTCCGTGCGGGAGGTGGCCGAGCAG ggGAAGCACTGCATCCTCGATGTCTCGGCCAATGCCGTGCGGCGGCTGCAGGCGGCCCACCTGCACCCCATCGCCATCTTCATTCGCCCCCGCTCCCTGGAGAATGTGCT AGAGATTAATAAGCGGATCACAGAGGAACAAGCTCGCAAAGCCTTCGACAGAGCCACCAAGCTGGAGCAGGAATTCACAGAGTGCTTCTCAG cCATCGTGGAGGGCGACAGCTTTGAGGAGATCTACCACAAGGTGAAGCGTGTCATCGAGGACCTCTCAGGCCCCTACATCTGGGTCCCAGCCCGAGAGAGACTCTGA